The Phragmitibacter flavus genome contains a region encoding:
- a CDS encoding type II toxin-antitoxin system VapC family toxin, producing MLVDTDILIDYLRGNSHAVHYLETNVNLISISSVTVAELFQGVREGEERTRLSTTLSAFTVLPLTEEIAQTAGLYRRDFRSSIGCGLADCMIAATASHHNLELVTLNAKHFGMLPNVTIPYSKG from the coding sequence ATGCTTGTCGACACTGACATCCTCATCGACTACCTGCGCGGAAACTCCCATGCCGTCCACTACCTCGAAACCAACGTCAATCTCATCTCCATTTCCTCAGTCACTGTCGCTGAGCTTTTTCAGGGAGTCCGTGAAGGCGAAGAACGCACACGGCTCTCGACTACCCTCTCCGCATTCACCGTCCTGCCACTCACTGAAGAAATCGCCCAAACTGCCGGGCTTTACCGACGCGACTTTCGCTCAAGTATAGGTTGCGGTTTGGCCGATTGCATGATCGCCGCGACCGCATCGCACCACAACCTTGAGCTTGTCACTCTAAATGCCAAACATTTTGGCATGTTACCAAATGTCACCATCCCTTACTCTAAGGGCTGA
- a CDS encoding CopG family transcriptional regulator, with product MTRTQIYLTATEAQGIARVAAASSRKNSEVIREAIDQYLSRLSPQDRLGRLRAAKGIWQDREELDLRSIREDFDRF from the coding sequence ATGACGCGCACCCAAATCTACCTCACGGCAACTGAAGCCCAAGGAATCGCCCGTGTCGCCGCCGCTTCAAGTCGCAAAAATAGCGAAGTCATCCGCGAAGCCATCGATCAGTATCTGAGTCGGCTGAGCCCCCAAGACCGCCTCGGCCGACTTCGCGCCGCTAAAGGCATCTGGCAAGACCGCGAAGAACTCGATCTTCGCAGCATCCGTGAAGACTTTGACCGCTTTTGA
- a CDS encoding DUF5069 domain-containing protein: MSSVPGLRSPYETTLGIVYFARMLDKIRLHAKGELPSDYTDFIGDQSGVFDQRACRFLQISYNALTARTLQGGTEEEILQWAFTIGHRSNDEEIEIWNGFMTKRGWRDTATPRLKFRLEEANLPQDGTIQTMFDFIDADEGRALRQG; encoded by the coding sequence ATGTCTTCTGTCCCCGGCCTCCGCAGTCCCTACGAAACCACCCTCGGCATCGTTTACTTTGCCCGCATGCTCGACAAAATCCGTCTCCATGCCAAAGGCGAACTCCCGTCCGACTACACCGATTTCATCGGCGACCAGTCCGGCGTCTTCGACCAGCGCGCCTGCCGGTTCTTGCAAATCTCCTACAACGCCCTCACCGCCCGCACTCTGCAAGGCGGCACCGAAGAAGAAATTCTCCAATGGGCCTTCACCATCGGTCATCGATCCAATGATGAAGAGATCGAAATCTGGAACGGCTTCATGACCAAACGTGGTTGGCGCGACACCGCTACTCCTCGTTTAAAATTCCGACTCGAAGAAGCCAACCTCCCCCAAGACGGCACCATCCAAACCATGTTCGACTTCATTGACGCTGATGAAGGCCGAGCGTTGCGCCAGGGCTGA
- a CDS encoding putative toxin-antitoxin system toxin component, PIN family, with translation MRLVVGTNVFVGALLSQRGNNREVLRACLIGKAIPLFGTALFNEYEDLLGRSDLFAKSILVEDERQAMLDSFIGVSEWVKIYCRWRPNLSDQADNHLMELAVAGGAEAIVTDNFRDFNSGELGFPSIRILNPKQFLEQISWPL, from the coding sequence ATGCGGCTCGTTGTGGGCACCAATGTTTTTGTCGGAGCACTACTCAGCCAGCGAGGAAACAATCGAGAGGTTCTGCGCGCATGTCTTATTGGCAAAGCCATACCTCTCTTTGGAACCGCTCTGTTCAATGAATACGAAGACCTTCTTGGAAGAAGCGATCTTTTCGCCAAGTCGATCTTGGTAGAAGATGAGCGCCAGGCAATGCTCGACAGTTTCATTGGCGTTTCCGAATGGGTGAAAATCTATTGCCGCTGGCGTCCGAATCTATCAGACCAAGCCGACAATCACCTTATGGAACTCGCCGTCGCAGGCGGTGCAGAAGCAATTGTCACCGACAACTTCCGTGATTTTAACAGCGGCGAACTTGGTTTTCCCAGCATCAGAATCTTAAACCCCAAACAATTCTTGGAGCAAATCTCATGGCCACTCTAA
- a CDS encoding DNA topoisomerase IV subunit B has translation MPEPIYNEDSIKSLDWREHIRLRPGMYIGKLGDGTAPEDGIYVLLKEVLDNCIDEHVMGHGKEIEIKIENNMVSVRDYGRGVPLGKLIECAAQINTGAKYDSEAFKRSVGLNGVGIKAVNALSDFFGIAAFREGKMRAVEFSRGLVKRDMKTPVESMEPSGTRVIFHADEESFGQDYSYRLDFVREMLRYYSWLNPGLTLILNGEKFRSKNGLPDLVAAKLTEDPLYPVIHLQGQDVECAFTHASGYGDEIYSFVNGQHTTQGGTHLAAFREAVVAAARTFFNKQFDPADVRNGLIGSISVKVQEPVFESQTKTKLGSNMMEPQGRNLRTHIVNTLSQQLDNYLHKHADVAKAWLEKIQANEKERKDISGIQKLARESARRAKVHNKKLRDCRIHFDTKDKQRELSTLFITEGDSASGSITKSRDVNTQAVFSLRGKPLNCFGLSRKICYENEEFNLLQHALNIEEDLEELRYNHVILATDADVDGMHIRLLMITFFLQFFPEIIRRGHLHILTTPLFRVRNKKETIYCYSDEEKQKAMAKLGKNPEITRFKGLGEISPDEFKHFIGPKMRLEPVLMPEHKNVKELLTFYMGKNTPERQDYIVKNLRVEQDLLFEEPDHEAA, from the coding sequence ATGCCCGAACCCATCTACAACGAAGACTCCATCAAATCCCTCGACTGGCGTGAGCACATCCGTCTCCGCCCCGGCATGTATATTGGCAAACTCGGCGATGGCACCGCCCCCGAAGACGGCATCTACGTCCTGCTCAAGGAAGTTCTCGACAACTGCATCGACGAACACGTCATGGGCCACGGCAAGGAAATCGAGATCAAAATCGAAAACAACATGGTCTCCGTGCGCGACTACGGCCGCGGTGTCCCCTTGGGCAAACTCATCGAATGCGCCGCCCAGATCAACACCGGTGCCAAATACGACAGCGAAGCCTTCAAACGCTCCGTCGGACTCAATGGCGTCGGCATCAAAGCCGTCAACGCCCTCAGCGACTTCTTCGGCATCGCCGCCTTCCGCGAAGGCAAAATGCGCGCCGTCGAGTTCTCCCGCGGACTCGTCAAACGCGACATGAAAACTCCCGTTGAGTCCATGGAACCCAGCGGCACCCGTGTCATTTTCCATGCCGACGAAGAATCGTTCGGACAGGACTACAGCTACCGACTCGACTTCGTGCGCGAGATGCTTCGCTACTACTCCTGGCTCAACCCCGGCCTCACCCTCATCCTCAACGGCGAAAAATTCCGCAGCAAAAACGGCCTCCCCGACCTCGTCGCCGCCAAACTCACCGAAGATCCCCTCTACCCCGTCATCCACCTCCAGGGTCAGGACGTCGAATGCGCTTTCACCCACGCCAGCGGCTACGGCGACGAAATCTACTCCTTCGTCAACGGCCAGCACACCACCCAGGGCGGCACCCACCTCGCCGCCTTCCGCGAAGCCGTGGTTGCCGCCGCCCGCACCTTCTTTAACAAACAATTCGATCCCGCCGACGTCCGCAACGGCCTCATCGGCAGCATCAGCGTCAAAGTCCAGGAACCCGTCTTCGAATCGCAAACCAAAACCAAACTCGGTTCCAACATGATGGAACCCCAGGGCCGCAACCTGCGCACCCACATCGTCAACACCCTCAGCCAGCAGCTCGACAACTACCTCCACAAACACGCCGACGTCGCCAAAGCCTGGCTCGAAAAAATTCAGGCCAACGAAAAAGAACGCAAAGACATCAGCGGCATCCAAAAACTCGCCCGCGAAAGCGCCCGCCGCGCCAAAGTTCACAACAAAAAACTCCGCGACTGCCGCATCCACTTCGACACCAAAGACAAACAGCGCGAACTCTCTACCCTGTTCATCACCGAAGGCGACAGCGCCTCCGGCAGCATCACCAAGAGCCGCGACGTCAACACCCAGGCCGTCTTCAGCCTGCGCGGCAAACCCCTCAACTGCTTCGGCCTCTCGCGCAAAATCTGCTACGAAAACGAAGAGTTCAACCTCCTCCAGCACGCCCTCAACATCGAAGAAGACCTCGAAGAACTCCGCTACAACCACGTCATCCTCGCCACCGACGCCGACGTTGACGGCATGCACATCCGCCTGCTGATGATCACTTTCTTCCTCCAGTTCTTCCCCGAGATCATCCGTCGCGGCCACCTCCACATCCTCACCACCCCCCTCTTCCGCGTCCGCAACAAAAAAGAGACCATCTACTGTTACTCCGACGAGGAAAAACAGAAAGCCATGGCCAAGCTCGGCAAAAACCCCGAAATCACCCGCTTCAAAGGCCTCGGCGAAATCAGCCCCGACGAATTTAAACACTTCATCGGCCCCAAAATGCGCCTTGAGCCCGTCCTCATGCCCGAGCACAAAAACGTCAAGGAACTCCTCACCTTCTACATGGGCAAAAACACCCCCGAGCGTCAGGACTACATCGTCAAAAACCTCCGCGTCGAACAAGACCTCCTCTTCGAAGAACCCGACCACGAAGCCGCCTAA
- the kdsB gene encoding 3-deoxy-manno-octulosonate cytidylyltransferase translates to MSTSPIPKVLIVIPARWASTRFPGKPLHLLAGKPLVQHVWERCKQCKHADKVVIATDDQRIAQVARRFNAVAVMTQPDHPSGTDRVAETAQSFPQHQIVINVQGDEPLISPALIDELAETLIKEASIPMITAAAPIEDEALLPDPNVVKVVLSSAGDALYFSRSPIPYVRDAGAGITHYRHLGIYGFQRQFLFEFVSAPPSLLERTESLEQLRALENGARIRVVLTRETSPGVDTPEQAAAIENLLQPQT, encoded by the coding sequence TTGTCCACTTCACCAATTCCCAAAGTTCTCATTGTTATTCCTGCGCGCTGGGCGTCCACAAGATTCCCAGGCAAGCCGCTCCACCTCCTCGCTGGCAAACCGCTGGTGCAGCATGTCTGGGAGCGTTGCAAGCAGTGTAAACATGCCGATAAAGTCGTCATCGCGACGGATGATCAACGCATTGCGCAAGTGGCACGACGGTTCAATGCGGTGGCGGTGATGACGCAGCCGGATCATCCCAGCGGGACCGACCGGGTGGCGGAGACAGCACAGTCTTTTCCGCAGCATCAGATTGTGATCAATGTGCAGGGGGATGAGCCGCTGATTTCTCCGGCGCTGATTGACGAACTGGCGGAGACGCTGATCAAGGAGGCGAGCATTCCGATGATCACCGCAGCGGCCCCGATTGAAGATGAAGCTTTGCTGCCTGATCCGAATGTGGTAAAGGTGGTGTTGAGCAGCGCGGGCGATGCGCTGTATTTTTCGCGGTCGCCGATTCCTTATGTGAGGGATGCGGGTGCGGGGATCACGCATTACCGGCATTTGGGAATTTATGGATTCCAGCGCCAGTTTCTTTTTGAATTTGTCAGTGCGCCGCCGTCGCTTTTGGAGCGGACGGAGTCGCTGGAACAACTGCGCGCGTTGGAGAACGGCGCGCGCATTCGCGTGGTGCTGACCCGCGAGACCTCGCCCGGCGTAGATACCCCCGAACAGGCGGCGGCGATTGAAAACCTTTTACAACCTCAAACCTAA
- a CDS encoding CTP synthase, which yields MKYIFVTGGVVSSLGKGLAAASLGTLLEHRGLKVILQKFDPYLNIDPGTMNPFEHGEVYVLDDGAETDLDLGHYERFTSTNLSRLNNLTSGRVYESVLAKERRGAYLGHTVQVIPHVTNEIKDRIRQVAREMRPDVIITEIGGTVGDIEGLPFLEAIRQFGQEVGRDNALFIHVTLVPYIKAAGELKTKPTQQSIAKLREIGIFPGVIICRAERPVEQDVRDKIALFCNVAPENVIECADVKHTIYEVPLKLHEEKLDDLACNLLKIEAPQPDLSRWRKFVQHIISPSRHVRVAVVGKYIELQDAYKSIYEAIIHAGAAHDARVEVVRIDAEEIEKAGAAAHLTGLQGILVPGGFGDRGTEGKIKACQYARENKIPYFGICLGMQIAVIEFARNVVGWTDANSTEFNKNTAHPVISLLEEQKHVTQKGGSMRLGTWVTDLVPGTKAFDLYHSATITERHRHRYEFNSEFKEELEGAGLVISGSSPDGLLAEMVELNDHPFFVACQFHPEFLSKPNHPHPIFYGFVKAAMNQQVV from the coding sequence GTGAAATACATTTTCGTCACCGGCGGCGTCGTCAGTTCCTTGGGCAAAGGACTTGCCGCTGCCTCGCTCGGCACTTTGCTGGAGCACCGCGGACTCAAAGTCATTCTGCAAAAATTCGACCCCTATTTGAACATCGATCCGGGCACGATGAACCCGTTCGAACATGGCGAAGTGTATGTGCTAGACGATGGCGCGGAGACGGACCTTGACCTTGGTCACTATGAGCGTTTCACGAGCACGAATTTGTCGCGCTTGAACAACCTGACAAGCGGTCGGGTTTATGAAAGTGTGCTGGCGAAGGAACGTCGCGGGGCCTATCTGGGTCACACGGTGCAGGTGATTCCGCACGTGACGAATGAGATCAAGGACCGGATTCGTCAGGTGGCGCGTGAGATGCGTCCAGATGTGATCATTACTGAGATCGGCGGAACGGTGGGTGACATTGAAGGCTTGCCGTTCTTGGAGGCGATCCGTCAGTTTGGCCAAGAGGTTGGGCGCGACAATGCGTTGTTCATTCACGTGACGTTGGTGCCGTATATCAAGGCGGCGGGGGAGTTAAAGACGAAACCGACGCAGCAGAGCATTGCGAAACTGCGGGAGATCGGGATTTTTCCTGGGGTGATCATCTGTCGTGCCGAGCGTCCGGTTGAGCAGGATGTGCGCGACAAGATTGCGTTGTTTTGCAACGTGGCCCCGGAGAATGTGATCGAGTGTGCGGACGTCAAACACACGATTTATGAGGTTCCATTGAAGTTACATGAGGAGAAGTTGGATGATCTGGCTTGTAACTTGTTGAAGATTGAAGCGCCGCAGCCGGACTTATCCCGCTGGCGTAAGTTTGTGCAGCATATCATTAGTCCGAGCCGGCACGTGCGGGTGGCGGTGGTGGGCAAATACATTGAGTTGCAGGATGCTTACAAGAGTATTTATGAAGCGATCATTCATGCCGGGGCAGCCCATGATGCGCGGGTGGAAGTGGTGAGGATTGATGCGGAAGAAATCGAGAAGGCGGGCGCTGCGGCACATCTGACGGGATTGCAGGGAATCTTGGTTCCTGGTGGATTTGGTGATCGCGGAACGGAAGGCAAGATCAAGGCGTGTCAGTATGCGCGTGAGAACAAGATTCCTTACTTCGGGATCTGTTTGGGCATGCAAATCGCGGTGATTGAGTTTGCACGGAATGTGGTGGGTTGGACGGATGCAAACAGCACCGAGTTCAACAAGAACACGGCGCATCCGGTGATTAGCTTGTTGGAAGAGCAGAAGCATGTGACGCAGAAGGGCGGCTCAATGCGGCTTGGGACTTGGGTAACTGATTTGGTGCCGGGGACCAAGGCGTTTGATTTGTATCATAGCGCGACGATTACCGAGCGACATCGTCATCGGTATGAGTTCAACTCCGAGTTCAAGGAAGAGCTGGAAGGCGCTGGACTGGTGATCAGCGGCAGTTCACCAGATGGTTTGCTGGCGGAGATGGTGGAGTTGAATGACCATCCGTTTTTTGTGGCGTGCCAGTTCCATCCCGAGTTTTTGTCGAAGCCAAATCATCCGCATCCGATTTTTTACGGGTTCGTGAAGGCAGCGATGAACCAGCAGGTGGTTTGA
- a CDS encoding PEP-CTERM sorting domain-containing protein (PEP-CTERM proteins occur, often in large numbers, in the proteomes of bacteria that also encode an exosortase, a predicted intramembrane cysteine proteinase. The presence of a PEP-CTERM domain at a protein's C-terminus predicts cleavage within the sorting domain, followed by covalent anchoring to some some component of the (usually Gram-negative) cell surface. Many PEP-CTERM proteins exhibit an unusual sequence composition that includes large numbers of potential glycosylation sites. Expression of one such protein has been shown restore the ability of a bacterium to form floc, a type of biofilm.), which produces MKSIPSPAVVAILLLAAPLFNPVHAVTVSGLQNFATQDNSDTSRYYTNLEAAALGYGINTLGDGFVVSNVYQSFFAGEYYLGDGDGGDFLTFSGLTAGLTYTVDYLVGNFSSTQRSVLGLVYDFEVGGIYDISFQTLAGPEAGVGVVGWSDGAGQAITWNTASYTFTATDETFSMFNFWDNLEISSTLVAAQALGVSTTDPQNEFAQVAIGLINVTAVPEPSSALLVGIVGMLTLLRRKRGN; this is translated from the coding sequence ATGAAATCCATCCCATCCCCCGCCGTTGTCGCCATCCTCTTGCTGGCAGCTCCCCTCTTCAACCCCGTCCATGCGGTCACCGTTTCCGGTCTTCAAAATTTCGCAACACAAGACAACTCAGACACCTCAAGATATTACACCAATCTGGAAGCTGCCGCACTCGGCTACGGAATCAACACACTAGGAGATGGTTTCGTCGTTTCCAATGTCTACCAATCATTCTTCGCGGGTGAATATTACCTGGGCGATGGCGATGGCGGCGATTTCCTCACCTTCTCTGGCCTCACCGCCGGGCTGACCTACACTGTTGACTACCTGGTGGGCAACTTCAGCAGCACCCAAAGAAGCGTTCTCGGACTTGTCTACGACTTCGAGGTCGGTGGCATCTACGATATTTCATTTCAAACTCTCGCAGGCCCCGAGGCTGGAGTGGGAGTCGTGGGTTGGTCGGATGGCGCAGGCCAGGCCATCACCTGGAACACCGCCTCCTACACCTTTACGGCGACTGACGAAACCTTCTCCATGTTTAATTTTTGGGACAACCTCGAGATATCCTCCACCCTTGTCGCAGCCCAGGCTCTCGGCGTTTCCACGACGGACCCTCAAAATGAATTCGCTCAAGTCGCCATTGGTCTGATCAACGTCACAGCAGTCCCCGAACCATCCAGCGCCCTCCTGGTCGGCATCGTCGGCATGTTGACGCTTCTGCGTCGCAAGCGTGGCAACTAA
- a CDS encoding alpha/beta hydrolase family protein has translation MLSRSITLVLLLIVACEHLHAQSPLIKRNLAQRTWPAEISKVEIPSSDNTLQPAMWYAPASTTKKPLLVGLHTWSSTYASAGGDSIFAEWCIAQGWAFIHPHFRGPNNTPEAMGSDRAVQDIVEAVAWAKQQTGIDHDRIYLIGGSGGAHMSQLMAGRHPEIWAGVSAWCGISDINAWHSFHTRSSKPGKYALDIEAALGGSPATDEVRKSAALKRSPITWLHQAQSVPLDIAHGIHDGRLGSVPFTHSLNAYNAVIGKSGPQLREADIASYYETQSLPPTWKPAAPDPVYGPWQPKFVSQHQNTRITIFEGAHELIHQAALNWLALQRKGQPAVWQVNDFIPLETGGGETAK, from the coding sequence ATGTTGAGCCGCTCCATCACACTCGTCCTCCTGCTAATTGTCGCCTGCGAGCATCTCCACGCGCAATCGCCACTCATCAAACGAAACCTTGCCCAACGGACCTGGCCCGCCGAAATCAGCAAAGTCGAAATCCCCAGCAGCGACAACACTCTGCAACCCGCCATGTGGTATGCACCCGCTTCCACCACAAAAAAACCTCTCCTGGTGGGCCTTCACACCTGGAGCAGCACCTACGCCTCCGCTGGCGGCGACTCCATCTTTGCCGAATGGTGCATCGCCCAAGGTTGGGCCTTCATCCATCCCCACTTCCGTGGTCCCAACAACACCCCCGAAGCCATGGGCTCCGACCGCGCCGTTCAAGACATCGTCGAAGCCGTTGCTTGGGCCAAACAACAAACCGGCATCGACCACGACCGCATCTACCTCATTGGCGGCAGCGGCGGGGCCCACATGTCCCAGCTCATGGCCGGACGCCATCCTGAAATCTGGGCCGGTGTCAGCGCCTGGTGTGGCATCAGCGACATCAACGCCTGGCACAGCTTCCACACCCGCAGCAGCAAACCCGGCAAGTATGCCCTCGACATCGAAGCCGCCCTAGGCGGATCACCAGCCACCGACGAAGTCCGCAAATCCGCCGCCCTGAAACGCTCACCCATCACTTGGCTGCACCAAGCTCAGTCTGTCCCCCTCGACATCGCCCACGGCATCCACGATGGCCGACTCGGCAGCGTCCCCTTCACCCATTCCCTCAACGCCTACAACGCCGTGATCGGCAAGTCCGGTCCCCAATTAAGGGAAGCCGACATCGCTTCCTATTACGAGACACAATCCCTCCCTCCCACATGGAAACCTGCGGCTCCTGATCCCGTCTACGGACCGTGGCAACCCAAGTTTGTCAGCCAACATCAAAACACCCGCATCACCATCTTCGAAGGCGCCCACGAACTCATCCATCAAGCCGCCCTCAACTGGCTCGCCCTACAGCGCAAAGGTCAACCTGCCGTCTGGCAGGTAAATGACTTCATCCCACTCGAAACCGGCGGCGGCGAAACCGCCAAGTAG
- a CDS encoding bifunctional alpha/beta hydrolase/class I SAM-dependent methyltransferase, which produces MNLEISRQTFTAEDGETLQYKSWLPHSGFKQSMVLLHRGHEHADRWDEVVPGLALEETAIFAWEARGHGQSPGKRGHANGFMAYVRDLESFMLHLQTTYGVERERVALIAHSVGAVVAATWVHDYAPPLAALVLATPAFEVNLMVPGALTGIRLMQKVKPDSVIKSYVRGHWLTRDLEQQKIYDADTSISKDISARVLVDLFDTAKRVVDDAAVMETPMMLLSAGDDQVVLNSALSRFLFNYGGDCTKHVHLPGARHAIFHDVCRNEVVSAVREFVAEKFAEERVMGVAVENRFTRSEYEELQKPLKPVSLKAANYEFQKGSMQTLGKLSKGIKLGWEVGFDSGQSLDYVYENKAQGVGPIGKLIDRGYLDAIGWKGIRQRRGMMRKGLDMALEKTAEAGLPRTLVDIAGGGGRYLMDVLKERTDGLQVLCRDWSEGALEVGRSTAKEWGLEERIRFEKGDAFDEESLAQIQPAPAVAVVSGLYELFPSNELLQRSLRGLNRAVPVGGWLVYTNQPWHPQVEMIARVLVNRDGKPWIMRRRPQGEMDALVSDAGFEKVTQWTDDFGIFTVAVAKKVG; this is translated from the coding sequence ATGAATCTCGAGATTTCCCGTCAGACTTTCACCGCTGAAGATGGTGAGACCTTGCAATACAAAAGCTGGTTGCCGCACAGCGGGTTCAAGCAGTCGATGGTGCTGTTGCATCGGGGGCATGAACATGCGGATCGATGGGATGAAGTGGTGCCGGGATTGGCATTGGAGGAGACTGCGATTTTCGCGTGGGAGGCTCGGGGGCATGGTCAGTCGCCGGGCAAACGAGGGCATGCAAACGGGTTCATGGCTTATGTGCGGGATCTGGAGTCGTTCATGCTGCATTTGCAGACGACGTATGGTGTGGAGCGCGAGCGGGTTGCTTTGATCGCGCACAGTGTGGGCGCAGTGGTGGCGGCGACCTGGGTGCATGACTACGCGCCACCATTGGCGGCATTGGTTTTGGCGACACCGGCGTTTGAAGTGAATTTGATGGTGCCGGGGGCGCTGACGGGGATTCGATTGATGCAGAAGGTGAAGCCGGACAGTGTCATCAAAAGTTATGTGCGCGGACATTGGCTGACTCGTGATTTGGAGCAGCAAAAGATTTATGATGCGGATACGTCGATCTCCAAAGATATCTCGGCGCGGGTGTTGGTGGATTTGTTTGATACGGCCAAGCGGGTGGTGGATGACGCGGCGGTGATGGAGACGCCGATGATGTTGTTGTCGGCGGGGGATGATCAGGTGGTGTTGAATTCGGCATTGAGCCGTTTTCTTTTCAACTATGGAGGGGACTGCACTAAGCACGTGCATTTGCCAGGGGCACGGCATGCGATTTTTCATGATGTGTGTCGGAATGAGGTGGTGAGTGCGGTGCGGGAATTTGTCGCGGAGAAGTTTGCTGAGGAACGGGTAATGGGAGTGGCGGTGGAGAACCGGTTCACGAGGAGCGAGTATGAGGAGTTGCAGAAGCCGTTGAAGCCGGTTTCGTTGAAGGCGGCGAACTATGAGTTCCAGAAGGGCAGCATGCAGACACTTGGCAAGCTGAGCAAGGGAATCAAACTCGGTTGGGAGGTGGGTTTTGATTCGGGGCAATCGCTGGATTATGTTTATGAAAACAAGGCTCAGGGAGTTGGCCCGATCGGTAAGTTGATCGATCGAGGTTATCTCGATGCGATTGGTTGGAAGGGGATTCGTCAACGTCGGGGCATGATGCGGAAGGGATTGGATATGGCCTTGGAGAAGACGGCGGAAGCGGGGTTGCCGAGGACGCTGGTGGACATCGCGGGTGGCGGTGGACGTTATCTGATGGATGTGCTGAAGGAGCGCACGGATGGGTTGCAGGTGTTGTGTCGCGATTGGAGTGAGGGGGCGCTTGAGGTGGGGCGGTCGACGGCGAAGGAGTGGGGATTGGAGGAGCGGATTCGCTTTGAGAAAGGGGATGCGTTTGATGAGGAGTCGCTGGCGCAGATCCAGCCTGCGCCTGCGGTGGCGGTGGTGTCAGGGTTGTATGAGTTGTTTCCGAGCAATGAGTTGTTGCAGCGTTCGTTGCGAGGGTTGAATCGGGCGGTGCCGGTGGGGGGATGGCTTGTTTATACGAATCAGCCGTGGCATCCACAGGTGGAAATGATTGCGCGCGTGTTAGTGAATCGTGATGGCAAACCGTGGATCATGCGTCGTCGTCCGCAGGGGGAGATGGATGCCTTGGTGAGTGATGCGGGATTTGAAAAGGTCACGCAGTGGACGGATGATTTTGGCATCTTCACGGTGGCGGTGGCGAAGAAGGTGGGGTGA